The region AGGCATAACAAGGAAACCCTGCTGAATGCCTCCAAGTGCTCTTGTTTCCAACTTGAAGACTgcctaaaattatttttactccAAATAACAGAATCATGATAAAAGCTCAAAATATTGCcaagatttaaaatttaaaatgtcaatAAACAGACACTGACTTATTGTGGTGAAATCAAGTCCAAACTGACTATGTGTCTCATAGTAGGCCTTCCATGGGGGCAGTTCCAGGGATGCTCAATCTCACCCATGTGGGTGATCAGTTTTCTCATTTCCTGCACATTCAGTGCAGTTCCAATCATCACctgcaagcaaagaaaaaaaaaatgaattctttcattttcccaTTTGCTAGCTGACACAGACCAGAGCAGTACTTCAGCTACTAGAGCAAATTCCGTACaaggcattaaaaataaaaaacaccttCAATCAGACAATCAGAAGACAAAACACAGCTCACAGTGGCTTCATGAGTGCATTAGTttggaacaaaataaaaaaaactagCAGAAATATTTCCCAAGGTACATTAGATAAAAACATGAGGAACAGAAGGAAGGATATTAGCTGTTAACACTCAGCAGTAAATAAACTTGCCCTGCAATGCACATGCAGATACAGCCACCTGCACTACATCAGgaaatggatttatttatttatttgaacaCAAACATCAAGTGCAGTACTTACAGACTTCCTGCAAGCTCGAGAAGCAAACATCTGCCTGACCCTGGAGGGCCTGCACATCACTCCAGGGCAGTCACTCAACATGAAAATCAGCTCATCTATGTCTTGTGGCCCAAAAGTCCAGTTTTTGCTGGTTGGCAATGATACCAATTTAACTCTTTGAGTTACAGGAGCTGGAAGGTTTGCAATGACAATAAAGATACAGAGAAGTacaagaaattacttttttcttgagagaaaagctgaaaaactaCTTTAAAATGTTATTATGATGTGCTGTGCATATATACTAATGTTTAATCTTTTGATAGATGTAACTAACTAACCAAAGTGGTAACTATGGCAGATGTCCTTTTAACATCATCCAAACTCACCATTTTCATTTATGACAAAATCAAAGCcattttttctgaatatttccaGGTTTTCAATCAATACAGTTTCATTTACTGCTGTTAAATTGAGATTTTGAGgcctgaaagagagaaaaaaagatggaGCTGCATAGATACACAGTGCAGAGCATTAAAGACATTTCAGAAACAACCTAGAAATACTTAAAACAGAGCTCTGTAGTAAAACTTTTCACTCTGctgtgtgaaaaaaataaatctcactAGGTAACAGTTGCTTCCAAGTGTTACTCAGCAGATGAAGTCAGTTGGGCAGCACTCCTTGCTGCAGGAACAGTTTCCAATATCCTGTCACTGTGGGAAATCTGTTTGACCACTGACTTTCTGCACAGCTACAACTGCACCCATGGAATTGATGTTTCACATAAGGATTGACTCTTGGAAACACAGAACATAAAAACCACTTGAGTCTCAAGTGTTCTGAATGTGTGAAATGCTACATAAATATAAATCATAGATATCCTTCTGAAACATTGAATTCAACTTAACACATGTTATTGTTAAACACTGAGAATACTTACACTATCAGCTTCTGACCTTGGAGAACAGTGTGCTGTTGCAACATCTCAAAGTTGTATTTCTCATCAGTAGCATGCTGGTCAATTATGAAAAGATCAGAATTCAGCTTTGCTATTATAAACCCTAAATTGAACTGGCCAATGATTTCCATTTTTGCAAACATTTCTTTACtgtatacaaaaaaaaaaaaagatattataAATTACACCCTTATCAGTTATCATGTAAAACTTAAAAACTTCTGTTTCTCCCCTGCAGAACAcactttatattaaaaaaaaaaatctaatttaagCAGGATATAAATGTTGAAAATCTGCCAATGACCTATGAGGTCCTTTCTGGCAGAACAAAATCCATCATTAAGACAGGTTTCCCCCATTTGTGATAACAAAATTAGAAGCAGGCAATATGGCAATAGCCCAGGTAAGTAACACTGAAGATGGCAGGGTGGTTTTGAAGGCAGCTGACATATTTGCCTTCTTTTCACAATTAAAGACTTTCCTAACACATTTTTTGAACCCAAACATTAACAAATCACAGACACTGACTGTCCCCTGACCACCAGAATGTAACTTTATTTTTCCAGGGATGTCTCATCAAATTTCATTCACACAAGGGAGGAATATGAGCTATGCAGTCTTTTCAGTGTGCTATCTGTCATGACATTTGGTGGTTCTCTGACTGAGCTGCAATTTACAAGGCTGATCTAAGCCAAATCCATGAAGTTTGTGGCCTTTTTAGTGTGGCCTCACATTCTGTTTGCACTTAGTTCAAGTAGCTGCTCTGCCAGTAAAATAACTCATCAAATAGTTTTTTTGtgacattaaataaaaaatagacCCAAACCTAGCAGGTACATGCAAGCCTCTTGCCACCCTCAAGACAAGTCTTATATTTTTGCTTAACTAATTTAACAAACTGAGGAGTAGAATACATTAAACAACTGAAAGCAGAAATACCTGATCTCTTTTCTTAATTCATCTTCTGCAACTTTATTGTCCCCAGGActaatttttgctttaaatcttctgtaattttcagtttctgtatttttctgttgttgctgtATTACCTTTTTTACTTTCTCTGCCAAAACCTTCATAGAGAATTCAAGAGgcacaattttctttttaacttccACCAGTACATCAACACTAGCATTCTTTTCTTCAGGATATTTGTCTGCCTTGGAATCATCTGCTTCACTTTTAaagtttctgcttttaaaacGTTTTACTCTTGGGGAACAACCATTTGCTTCTTGAGAAAGCTTGTTTTGATCAGTCCAGTCAGTCACTTGACCTAGCTCAGGTTCAGTGCCCAAGACCTGAACATCACAGTCCAGTGATTTCTTACTGCACCCAGCAGTTTGAAGACATTCCTTCTGCACCTGTTCTTCTGTGCTACAGAATTCTTCCTCAGAATTAACTGCATTTTCACTATTGATGCAGCTTCCAGCCTCTGGTGTACTACATCCAGCATCTGACTCAGAAATACTACAGAATCCAGAATCTGAAGCATCTTCTAATTTTCCCAAGTGTCTCCTTGGAATTGACACATTTGAGTCCAACTTCTGACAACTTTCAGCCTTCTTAGTCAAGACAGACCTTTGAATCTTTACAGTCCCCCCAGTGGGATCAAGTAACCTTTGTCTAGGGGAACTGTGCTGCTGTTTTACCTTTTTAGAGCtttgaaaattactttctgtTGCTTGATGGAGAGAGAATGACTCCCTTAATCTGGCAAGAGTCATTATTCTTTTGCCTTCACCACGTGGACTCTCAGTCTCAGAGTCAGACAGCATGTCTGCCTGAGGCTTTTCTGCCTCTTCAGGAAGTGTCTTCTTCAAGTTACCTAATGAAATCATAATACAGAGTATTTCAAGATTCTAAGTTAGCTGGAAACATGAATTAAATTATGTACTTTaggaaaaggaatgaaaagagGTGAAAAAATAGCCAACAGCTCAAAGGAGCCCTGAAGCTTCAGACAGTGAATACAGGGCTGAAATGCATTAATATCAAACACAGAAACAGTTACATCTTGAGGACATTTAAGGACACTACTAAGAATTAATTTGTAGTCTCTTTTTAAACTGGAACAGTAATCAGTCCAATCAgcacatttatttatattatcaAAAGAGTTTAATGACAGAGTGACAATGAAAAGTGAATTACTATTACTGACTTTAATGGTCACTATAAAATTCCACTGGCAAAGTGTTAAGGAGCTGGCAGAATAGGCACTTAGAGTATATGGGATTTGCTGGCCATTAGAGAACTTCAACCCCATCAACTGCCAGTCCAACAAGGATTTTACTGAAggttaatttaaaataacagtGGGAATCAGGCTACAACTGATTCTGTAGGTcagcaaaaaggaaaattagaaGGGGTCGTGTTGAATGAAAGGAAGAGAATGAGATGATCTTGAAAGACTGCACAGTCACAAGAGAATCATCAATTTCTGTAGGTAACATAAAAGAATCAAAgtttaaaacccaaaaaactcatacttaattttcatattttatttatgacCCCTTAACCATTTTTTCTCAAAGACATTTTCATAAAAAAACCATATGTCCCTTTTAGTATCTTGGGAGAAATCTTTTGCAAGCATTATCGATTAATTCTGTGTGAATTTTTTCCTCACAAAGTTGACTGTCaatcctgctgtgctggcatgTGTCATTTCCATAACAATCACTTAATAAGTTTGGGTCCTTCTTtatttttggtttaattttttttaaatttcttctttgggtttttaaaaacacatattCCCATCTTTAATTCTCTGCCATATATCATACTCAAAACTTTCACATTTTGTGTCCTACCTGCAATGTCCAGAAGTTTCTGATTGACATTCAGTTTGTTAACATCACTACCAAACATCTCCATCAGAGAAGTCTTTAGAATTGCTAATAAAAACTTTTCCTCCTGAAGTAAAATTTGCCTTTTGTCAGGAGTTACATTGATGTCAACacactctggaaaaaaaaagaaaaaaagaactgcTTAACAGATAACATGCAATGTTATTGCACAGAATTAGCTCTGGTTTGTTTGCCATTTTATTGGCAAATCAGATTTAACTGTCTCAACATCCCAGCAAACAAACACACGATACAAGTTTTCTTGTAGTTAAGATGACCTTTTCCTCATCACTTAAGAAGATATTTTTGAGTATAGAAAAGGTGGAGGGGAAAAATAGTGGAACCACAGTTGGAATCTATTTCTCCCTCACCAACATGGCCTTAAAAAGTCCCCAGAGTGCAGGAAGTCATacagatgaaaatgaaaatattctctaAATACAAACATCATTGAAGAATAAACTGTAATAGCCATTACTGAAGTTACTAAAAATTATTCAGAACGTACCAGAATCTACCCCAATGTTAAGGACAACAAATGGATACTGGTGTTTATTGTGTAAGTGATAAACTTCATTCACAATCTTGGCCACCTgcaaaaaaggtgaaaaaaaccaataaatttcaaaaatattatcTTCTATTTTGCACCAGTGTATATTAATTAATGTACTAAAACATATATTGTATGATTAAGATCTTGTTCACTCAAAGACACAACCAATATAGGAACTTGAGACAGAGGAACTTCTACTGCCAAGAAACAAACATACACACGAGTGCTAATGCTGAGGTTTCCAGAGAATATTGAGTTAATGGGGCTGATGACAGAAAACAGCTCCCTCACCTTGGCAGGATCACAGGGCCGTTGGTTGATGAAGAAGAACTGTCTGTCTGTCGTGCTCCTTCCCACACCGTGATCACAGCGGGAAATGAAACCACCAATGCTGTTGGGCAAACAATGtaagaggaagggaaagggatgAGAGGAGCAAGTTTGGGGGGAATGTGCTTTATAAGGGACTTAAGGAAACACTATTATACAGCACCAGTGAATATGTAAATACACATTTCCTCTCCTGTTGCGGTGTATTAAGCTTCCGGgtcccttccccaggtgtgccaatacccccctctcccttccccctcgccccttgctgagtgagtcctgtcaatcaggcttaacattccagcaagatgtcgtgtggttggtcaagttcaaaggatgcccctcaggcctgggggtcattggcctgtctaggTGTCCCTCGTCCcttgagaccctgcccctctcacctggtttgtcctcacctgtcccctccccttcccctgtccctgagcttaaaaggtgaatcgAGCCATGCGGTcaggattctgttggagcagttcctcacgttcagacctctgtaaccatggaataaacctctggacattaaaccctccagcagaatcctctccttttctcttcaccatcgcctgaagccattcctcctgaggtaaacggggttcctaacaagcctggacttgttcagtgcccagctgcaacctccagcaagccaaggtgtctctggggtgatacaccgcagctgccgcctttggcccggcagcgagggtcagactggcccaggcacaatctaactggtaatattgggattcatattccaataCTCTCCCAGTTCCTTGTCCAACAAAGGCTACTACAAAACTGCATTCCAGTATCTACTATGCTGTTCTTGGCTCTTTTTAATACTATAaatcacagcttttttttttcactatattattttaaattttggtttATGGTAAAgtgccacaggcagcagtgaTTTGTACTTTCCTAATTACCTATAAAGATTTGGTGGCATGTCAGCAGGGTTGAGTCCATATTCTTCACAAACAGCTTCACTAGGAGGAAGCTGAACAAAAGGAATAAGGCTCTgcaactgaaaaaagaaaaaaaaagggaaagaagtgAAACATCAAACCTATAGAGATTTTTCCCTTCTATTTTATTGTCATTTATTAGCCTTAAAATTTACTTGAGAAAAATAGTGGGTTTGGCTGACCAAGAGCTGACCAACACAAACACTTAAAATATCCAAACCTACCAGAAGATAATAGCACTGTTTACTGAGAAACAGAGATATTCCTCTAAGAAATGCCTGTTTTCATCCTTTGATATCACAACCTGTGCTTAAGTTATTTCACAGACCCTTACATTAAATGTACACAGGCAGAACAACAAAATGATTCACAGTTTGACATATATATGACCTAAACAAGTTTTATGctaaaataaaagacaaaaagagtAATAGaagtttcttttaaaaggacaataaaactattaaaaatgtgttatttGAATCACAAGCTCCCTAAGAACAGTTACATTTACCATAAACATGTTCCCAGTCATGCCACTATCATTTTTCTGCCATTAGAGCAGCTCCTATCAATTTAAGTATTAAACATTAAAATTCAGACTATAAGCTAAACATTCTATTCACATAACACTCAATTTT is a window of Melospiza georgiana isolate bMelGeo1 chromosome 16, bMelGeo1.pri, whole genome shotgun sequence DNA encoding:
- the PMS2 gene encoding mismatch repair endonuclease PMS2; protein product: MEAAAPCPQPAGAIRPIDRRSVHRICSGQVVLNLGTAVKELLENSLDAGATNIDIKLKDHGAELIEVSDNGVGVEEENFEGLTLKHYTSKIQDFSDLIHVETFGFRGEALSSLCALSDVTIFTCHKSAKVGTRLVFDHNGRITQRTPFPRQQGTTVSIQQLFYTLPVRHKEFQRNIKKEYAKMVQLLQAYCIISKGVRINCTNQIGQGKKSCVISTAGSPSLKENIGAVFGQKQLQSLIPFVQLPPSEAVCEEYGLNPADMPPNLYSIGGFISRCDHGVGRSTTDRQFFFINQRPCDPAKVAKIVNEVYHLHNKHQYPFVVLNIGVDSECVDINVTPDKRQILLQEEKFLLAILKTSLMEMFGSDVNKLNVNQKLLDIAGNLKKTLPEEAEKPQADMLSDSETESPRGEGKRIMTLARLRESFSLHQATESNFQSSKKVKQQHSSPRQRLLDPTGGTVKIQRSVLTKKAESCQKLDSNVSIPRRHLGKLEDASDSGFCSISESDAGCSTPEAGSCINSENAVNSEEEFCSTEEQVQKECLQTAGCSKKSLDCDVQVLGTEPELGQVTDWTDQNKLSQEANGCSPRVKRFKSRNFKSEADDSKADKYPEEKNASVDVLVEVKKKIVPLEFSMKVLAEKVKKVIQQQQKNTETENYRRFKAKISPGDNKVAEDELRKEISKEMFAKMEIIGQFNLGFIIAKLNSDLFIIDQHATDEKYNFEMLQQHTVLQGQKLIVPQNLNLTAVNETVLIENLEIFRKNGFDFVINENAPVTQRVKLVSLPTSKNWTFGPQDIDELIFMLSDCPGVMCRPSRVRQMFASRACRKSVMIGTALNVQEMRKLITHMGEIEHPWNCPHGRPTMRHIVSLDLISPQ